In one window of Nocardiopsis aegyptia DNA:
- a CDS encoding GTP-binding protein, translating to MKTISTQPEAGPALPVTVLSGFLGAGKTTLLNHVLGNRDGLRVAVIVNDMSEVNIDAGLVRDGGALSRTDERLVEMTNGCICCTLRDDLLDEVGRLADEGRFDYLLIESSGISEPMPVAATFAFPGLDGTRLMDRARLDTMVSVVDAAGFLRELRQGDDLLSRGLDAYEDDERTVSDLLIDQVEFADVLVLNKTDLVTARDADEVEAALRRLNPLARVLRSEHGRVGVGEIVGTGLFDLERASRAPGWAAELNGDHVPETEEYGISSTVFRADRPFHPERLWSLVSERLDSGEFGTLLRSKGFFWLATRHRVTGMWSQAGPVARFEPSGAWDPADAHLLGLPDDEDAEAVVPRQELVFIGTGLRGDALAASLRACLLTDEELAGPWTDLADPFPGWDVAGAHVHGHGHGTEVLTAPRA from the coding sequence ATGAAAACCATTTCCACACAACCCGAGGCGGGCCCGGCGCTGCCCGTCACCGTGCTCTCCGGCTTCCTCGGCGCGGGCAAGACCACCCTGCTCAACCACGTCCTGGGCAACCGCGACGGCCTGCGGGTGGCGGTGATCGTCAACGACATGAGCGAGGTCAACATCGACGCCGGGCTGGTGCGCGACGGCGGCGCGCTCTCACGGACCGACGAGCGCCTGGTCGAGATGACCAACGGCTGCATCTGCTGCACCCTGCGCGACGACCTGCTGGACGAGGTCGGCCGGCTCGCCGACGAGGGCCGGTTCGACTACCTGCTCATCGAGTCCAGCGGCATCTCCGAGCCCATGCCCGTGGCGGCCACCTTCGCCTTCCCCGGCCTGGACGGAACCCGCCTGATGGACCGGGCCCGCCTCGACACCATGGTGTCCGTCGTCGACGCCGCCGGCTTCCTGCGCGAACTGCGCCAGGGCGACGACCTGCTCTCGCGCGGCCTCGACGCCTACGAGGACGACGAGCGCACGGTCAGCGACCTGCTCATCGACCAGGTGGAGTTCGCCGACGTCCTGGTGCTCAACAAGACCGACCTCGTCACCGCCCGGGACGCCGACGAGGTCGAGGCCGCCCTGCGCCGGCTGAACCCCCTGGCCCGGGTGCTGCGCTCCGAGCACGGCCGCGTGGGCGTCGGCGAGATCGTGGGCACCGGCCTGTTCGACCTGGAGCGCGCCTCGCGGGCGCCGGGCTGGGCGGCCGAGCTCAACGGCGACCACGTGCCCGAGACCGAGGAGTACGGCATCTCCAGCACGGTCTTCCGCGCCGACCGGCCCTTCCACCCCGAACGCCTGTGGTCACTGGTCTCCGAGCGCCTCGACTCCGGCGAGTTCGGCACTCTGCTGCGCTCGAAGGGCTTCTTCTGGTTGGCCACGCGCCACCGCGTCACCGGGATGTGGTCGCAGGCCGGTCCCGTGGCGCGGTTCGAGCCCTCCGGCGCCTGGGACCCCGCGGACGCCCACCTGCTCGGGCTGCCCGACGACGAGGACGCCGAGGCCGTCGTCCCCCGGCAGGAACTGGTGTTCATCGGCACGGGGCTGCGCGGTGACGCGCTGGCCGCGAGCCTGCGCGCCTGCCTGCTCACCGACGAGGAGTTGGCGGGGCCGTGGACGGACCTGGCCGACCCCTTCCCCGGCTGGGACGTGGCCGGAGCACACGTGCACGGGCACGGGCACGGCACCGAGGTGCTGACCGCGCCGCGAGCCTGA
- the idi gene encoding isopentenyl-diphosphate Delta-isomerase produces MPISHTTGPSTATDEGAPGEPIMLELVDESGTTIGTAEKLSAHVSPGRLHRAFSVFLLDDRGRLLLQRRALGKYHSPGVWSNTCCGHPYPGEPPFLAAARRTTEELGVAPVLMREAGTVRYNHPDPHSGLVEQEYNHLFVGLVGGEPSPDPEEVAEIAFADPWEMAVLPGEGPFSAWFPTVLEAALPAVRALAPDAGW; encoded by the coding sequence ATGCCCATCAGCCACACCACCGGTCCGTCCACCGCCACCGACGAAGGAGCCCCCGGCGAACCGATCATGCTCGAACTGGTCGACGAGTCCGGAACGACCATCGGGACCGCGGAGAAGCTGTCGGCGCACGTGTCGCCGGGCCGGCTGCACCGCGCCTTCTCCGTGTTCCTGCTCGACGACCGGGGCCGCCTGCTGCTCCAGCGCCGCGCCCTGGGCAAGTACCACTCGCCCGGCGTGTGGTCCAACACCTGCTGCGGCCACCCCTACCCCGGTGAACCGCCCTTCCTCGCCGCAGCGCGGCGCACCACCGAGGAGCTGGGCGTGGCGCCCGTGCTCATGCGTGAGGCCGGGACCGTGCGCTACAACCACCCCGACCCGCACTCGGGCCTGGTCGAGCAGGAGTACAACCACCTCTTCGTGGGCCTGGTGGGCGGCGAGCCGAGCCCCGACCCCGAGGAGGTCGCCGAGATCGCGTTCGCCGACCCCTGGGAGATGGCGGTCCTGCCGGGGGAGGGCCCCTTCTCCGCCTGGTTCCCGACGGTCCTGGAGGCCGCGCTGCCCGCCGTCCGCGCACTGGCCCCCGACGCGGGCTGGTAG
- a CDS encoding geranyl diphosphate 2-C-methyltransferase, which translates to MTMTSSHTSGKVLRTQYQASVAEYWNAEKDPVNIKLGEVDGLFHHHYGIGDYDPSVLEGPEETRDQRVIEEMHRLETAQADVLLDHLGPVGPEDRIMDTGSGRGGTSFMANQRFGCHVDGVSISEKQVAFGNEQAEERGVSDKVRFHFRNMLDTGFPSGSLRASWNNESTMYVDLFELFAEHARLLEYGGRYVTITGCYNDVTGGRSKAVSRIDEHYTCNIHARSQYFKAMAANNLVPISVVDLTGPTIPYWELRAQSSVATGIEEPFLTAYKEGSFHYLLIAADRV; encoded by the coding sequence ATGACCATGACCTCCTCCCACACCAGCGGCAAAGTCCTGCGCACCCAGTACCAGGCGTCCGTCGCGGAGTACTGGAACGCGGAGAAGGACCCCGTCAACATCAAGCTCGGCGAGGTCGACGGCCTCTTCCATCACCACTACGGCATCGGCGACTACGACCCCTCGGTCCTGGAGGGGCCGGAGGAGACACGCGACCAGCGGGTCATCGAGGAGATGCACCGCCTGGAGACCGCCCAGGCCGACGTCCTCCTGGACCACCTGGGCCCGGTCGGCCCCGAGGACCGGATCATGGACACCGGCTCCGGCCGGGGCGGCACCAGCTTCATGGCCAACCAGCGCTTCGGCTGCCACGTCGACGGCGTGTCCATCTCGGAGAAGCAGGTGGCCTTCGGCAACGAGCAGGCCGAGGAGAGGGGCGTGTCCGACAAGGTCCGCTTCCACTTCCGCAACATGCTCGACACCGGCTTCCCGTCCGGCTCCCTGCGGGCGAGCTGGAACAACGAGTCGACCATGTACGTCGACCTGTTCGAGCTCTTCGCCGAGCACGCCCGCCTGCTGGAGTACGGCGGCCGCTACGTCACCATCACCGGCTGCTACAACGACGTCACCGGTGGCCGCTCCAAGGCGGTGAGCCGGATCGACGAGCACTACACCTGCAACATCCACGCCAGGAGCCAGTACTTCAAGGCGATGGCGGCCAACAACCTCGTCCCGATCTCCGTCGTCGACCTCACCGGGCCGACCATCCCGTACTGGGAGCTGCGCGCGCAGTCGTCCGTGGCCACCGGTATCGAGGAGCCCTTCCTGACCGCGTACAAGGAGGGCAGCTTCCACTACCTGCTCATCGCGGCCGACCGGGTCTGA
- a CDS encoding family 2B encapsulin nanocompartment shell protein, which produces MSIDVGPETRNGQQRSLATAAARNLATTTKSAPQMQGKSSRWLQRMLPWVQTEGGAYRVNRRLSYTIGDGRIQFNQTGADVQVIPQELGELALLSGFDDVGVLSELAGRFTQREFEPGDVLAHEGRPADHLYLLAHGRVHKTTEGPYGDPTRIGVMADGEQFGDHGLLNPDATWDCTVKAATAGTLLELPRQEFTAVVDSSPSLRAHIERFLSRPLNGQNRAGEADIALLSGHVGEPALPGTFVDYELRPREYELSVAQTVLRVHTRVADLYNKPMNQTEQQLRLTIEALRERQENELVNNREFGLLYNCDYNQRIHTDNGAPSPDCLDDLLSMRRNTQYMFAHPSAIAAFGKECNKRGITMGTVEVGGHHLPAWRGVPLLPCGKIPVTEHHTSSIIAIRTGEDNEGVIGLHATGLPDEVEPGLNARFMGIDDQAIISYLVSTYYSAAVLVPDAIGILENVEVRPRA; this is translated from the coding sequence ATGTCGATCGACGTAGGTCCCGAGACCCGGAACGGTCAGCAGCGGAGTCTGGCGACCGCGGCCGCCCGGAACCTGGCGACCACCACCAAGTCCGCACCGCAGATGCAGGGGAAGAGTTCCCGCTGGCTGCAGAGGATGCTGCCCTGGGTGCAGACCGAGGGCGGCGCCTACCGCGTCAACCGCCGCCTCAGCTACACCATCGGTGACGGCCGCATCCAGTTCAACCAGACCGGCGCCGACGTCCAGGTCATCCCCCAGGAGCTCGGCGAGCTGGCGCTGCTGTCCGGGTTCGACGACGTGGGCGTGCTCAGCGAGCTGGCCGGGCGCTTCACCCAGCGCGAGTTCGAGCCCGGTGACGTGCTGGCCCACGAGGGCAGGCCCGCCGACCACCTCTACCTCCTGGCGCACGGCCGGGTCCACAAGACCACCGAGGGCCCCTACGGCGACCCCACGCGGATCGGCGTCATGGCCGACGGCGAGCAGTTCGGCGACCACGGCCTGCTCAACCCGGACGCGACCTGGGACTGCACCGTCAAGGCCGCCACCGCCGGCACCCTCCTGGAGCTGCCCCGCCAGGAGTTCACCGCCGTCGTGGACTCCTCTCCGAGCCTGCGCGCCCACATCGAGCGCTTCCTGTCCCGCCCGCTCAACGGGCAGAACAGGGCCGGCGAGGCCGACATCGCCCTGCTCTCCGGCCACGTCGGCGAGCCCGCCCTGCCCGGCACCTTCGTCGACTACGAGCTCCGGCCCCGCGAGTACGAGTTGAGCGTGGCCCAGACGGTCCTGCGCGTCCACACCAGGGTCGCCGACCTCTACAACAAGCCGATGAACCAGACCGAGCAGCAGCTGCGGCTGACCATCGAGGCCCTGCGCGAGCGCCAGGAGAACGAACTCGTCAACAACCGCGAGTTCGGCCTGCTGTACAACTGCGACTACAACCAGCGCATCCACACCGACAACGGCGCGCCCAGCCCCGACTGCCTGGACGACCTGCTGAGCATGCGCCGCAACACGCAGTACATGTTCGCCCACCCCAGCGCCATCGCCGCCTTCGGCAAGGAGTGCAACAAGCGGGGCATCACCATGGGCACCGTCGAGGTCGGCGGCCACCACCTGCCCGCCTGGCGCGGCGTCCCCCTCCTGCCCTGCGGCAAGATCCCCGTCACCGAGCACCACACGTCGTCGATCATCGCCATCCGGACCGGCGAGGACAACGAGGGCGTCATCGGCCTGCACGCGACCGGCCTGCCCGACGAGGTCGAGCCCGGGCTCAACGCGCGCTTCATGGGCATCGACGACCAGGCGATCATCTCCTACCTGGTCAGCACCTACTACTCGGCGGCCGTCCTCGTCCCCGACGCCATCGGCATCCTGGAGAACGTCGAGGTCCGCCCGCGTGCCTGA
- a CDS encoding family 2 encapsulin nanocompartment cargo protein terpene cyclase: MSLLSRMSASAATHDVAALVDALMSNPLRPGSPDLLVPGPPSARVSEPPRPGAQAPAGAVAAAPRLPTGPSGLGTAAARALLPDPPVAPPAPVPDPVPLGAGSPWLPQPPSGAGTAAVRVLGHRAPPEPADTADDNAVPALYCPPAVRDDRALGEEVDERLVGWAEEVGIYPGKLDMIRRAEFGRLIMLAHPETDDPERLLAAARCALAEWSVDDHYVDGEVEESRPELLGQRLAIAHSVIDQAHISREYAPELERVVRADPVMRALRSALGKLADHATWTQVRRLRHELGIMFVAYNQEGVWGNTGQRPPVWEFLMHRHENSFVPCMVLIDAVAGYELPMEEFADPRVRRVFTMAGSATVIVNDLYSMGKEGPDDTSLPRLIAEEDGCTMREAVERTVRIHDEMMHTVESEAAALALTGSPQLGRFLAGLWAWCGGSREWHATSGRYHADQSA; this comes from the coding sequence GTGTCACTGCTGTCGCGGATGTCCGCCTCCGCCGCCACGCACGACGTGGCGGCCCTGGTGGACGCCCTGATGTCGAACCCGCTGCGCCCGGGCTCGCCGGACCTGCTGGTGCCCGGCCCGCCGTCGGCCCGGGTGTCCGAACCGCCGCGGCCGGGCGCCCAGGCCCCGGCGGGCGCGGTCGCGGCCGCGCCGCGGCTGCCCACCGGGCCCTCCGGCCTGGGGACCGCCGCGGCCCGGGCCCTGCTGCCCGACCCCCCGGTCGCGCCGCCGGCGCCGGTGCCCGACCCGGTTCCGCTGGGCGCGGGCTCGCCGTGGCTGCCCCAGCCCCCCTCGGGTGCCGGGACCGCCGCCGTGCGCGTGCTGGGCCACCGGGCTCCGCCCGAGCCGGCGGACACCGCCGATGACAACGCCGTCCCCGCGCTGTACTGCCCTCCGGCCGTGCGCGACGACCGCGCCCTGGGCGAGGAGGTCGACGAACGGCTGGTCGGGTGGGCCGAGGAGGTGGGGATCTACCCCGGCAAGCTCGACATGATCCGCCGGGCGGAGTTCGGCCGGCTGATCATGCTCGCCCACCCCGAGACCGACGATCCCGAACGGCTGCTGGCCGCGGCCAGGTGCGCCCTGGCCGAGTGGTCCGTCGACGACCACTACGTCGACGGCGAGGTGGAGGAGTCCCGGCCGGAACTCCTCGGCCAGCGGCTGGCGATCGCCCACTCGGTCATCGACCAGGCGCACATCTCGCGCGAGTACGCGCCCGAGCTGGAGAGGGTCGTGCGGGCGGACCCCGTCATGCGCGCCCTGCGCTCGGCCCTGGGCAAGCTCGCCGACCACGCGACGTGGACGCAGGTGCGCCGGCTGCGCCACGAGCTGGGCATCATGTTCGTCGCCTACAACCAGGAGGGCGTCTGGGGGAACACCGGTCAGAGGCCACCGGTGTGGGAGTTCCTGATGCACCGCCACGAGAACAGCTTCGTGCCCTGCATGGTGCTCATCGACGCGGTCGCCGGATACGAGCTGCCCATGGAGGAGTTCGCCGACCCCCGGGTGCGGCGCGTGTTCACCATGGCGGGCTCGGCCACCGTCATCGTCAACGACCTGTACTCCATGGGCAAGGAGGGCCCCGACGACACCAGCCTGCCCAGGCTGATCGCCGAGGAGGACGGATGCACGATGCGTGAGGCGGTCGAGCGCACCGTGCGCATCCACGACGAGATGATGCACACCGTCGAGTCCGAGGCGGCCGCCCTGGCCCTCACCGGATCACCGCAGCTGGGCCGGTTCCTGGCCGGGCTGTGGGCCTGGTGCGGCGGCAGCCGGGAGTGGCACGCCACCAGCGGCCGCTACCACGCGGACCAGTCCGCCTGA
- a CDS encoding ABC transporter ATP-binding protein, with protein sequence MPIIDVKNLHKRYGDKVVLDDVSFSVEEGEIFGILGPNGAGKTTTVECVEGLRVPDGGTISVLGLDPRRDRAELRENLGAQLQESALPGRLGAGEALRLYASFYRESADPDELLEMLGIADQRDTQFRRLSGGQKQRLSIALALVGRPRVAVLDELTTGLDPQARRTTWDLIERVRDSGVTIVLVTHFMDEAERLCDRLALVDGGRIAALDTPGGLVARARLEQRLTFRAPHDLDEQVLSALPEVTAVHRTGTQVRITGQGNLVYAVTSVLARDHVVAEDLRVERSSLDDAFVTLTGNGLRP encoded by the coding sequence ATGCCGATCATCGACGTCAAGAACCTGCACAAGCGGTACGGAGACAAGGTCGTCCTCGACGACGTGTCCTTCTCCGTCGAGGAGGGCGAGATCTTCGGGATCCTCGGCCCCAACGGCGCGGGCAAGACGACCACGGTCGAGTGCGTCGAGGGCCTGCGCGTACCGGACGGCGGCACGATCAGCGTGCTCGGCCTCGACCCGCGCCGGGACCGCGCCGAGCTGCGCGAGAACCTGGGCGCCCAGCTCCAGGAGTCGGCCCTGCCCGGACGGCTCGGGGCCGGCGAGGCGCTGCGCCTGTACGCGTCCTTCTACCGGGAGTCGGCCGACCCCGACGAACTCCTGGAGATGCTGGGCATCGCGGACCAGCGCGACACCCAGTTCCGGCGGCTGTCCGGCGGACAGAAGCAGCGGCTGTCCATCGCGCTGGCGCTCGTCGGCCGGCCCAGGGTGGCCGTCCTCGACGAGCTCACCACCGGCCTGGACCCGCAGGCGCGGCGCACCACGTGGGACCTCATCGAGCGCGTGCGCGACTCCGGCGTCACCATCGTCCTGGTCACGCATTTCATGGACGAGGCCGAGCGGCTCTGCGACCGGCTCGCGCTCGTGGACGGGGGCCGGATCGCGGCCCTGGACACGCCCGGCGGACTGGTCGCGCGTGCCCGCCTGGAGCAGAGGCTCACCTTCCGCGCGCCGCACGACCTGGACGAACAGGTGCTGAGCGCGCTCCCGGAGGTGACCGCGGTCCATCGGACCGGGACCCAGGTCCGGATCACCGGCCAGGGCAACCTGGTGTACGCGGTGACCTCCGTGCTGGCCCGCGACCACGTGGTCGCCGAGGACCTGCGCGTCGAGCGCTCCAGCCTGGACGACGCGTTCGTCACCCTCACCGGAAACGGCCTCCGGCCATGA
- a CDS encoding response regulator: MIRVLIADDHPVVRDGLRGTFISETDIEVVGEAASGHEVLDQVDRLGVDVVLMDLRMPGMSGVAATAALARQAPEVRVLVLTTFDSESDVLPAIEAGATGYLLKDALPDELLRGVRAVHRGESVLAPTAARLLMGQVRAPARRALSDRELEVLRLVAEGASNRTAAARLFISEASIKTHLQHVYDKLGVRDRAAAVGAAYRRGLIG; the protein is encoded by the coding sequence GTGATCCGGGTCCTCATCGCCGACGACCATCCCGTGGTGCGCGACGGACTGCGCGGCACCTTCATCTCCGAGACCGACATCGAGGTGGTCGGGGAGGCCGCGAGCGGCCACGAGGTGCTCGACCAGGTGGACCGGCTCGGCGTCGACGTGGTCCTGATGGACCTGCGCATGCCCGGGATGTCGGGGGTCGCGGCGACCGCCGCGCTGGCCCGGCAGGCTCCGGAGGTGCGCGTGCTGGTCCTGACCACCTTCGACAGCGAGAGCGACGTCCTGCCGGCGATCGAGGCGGGCGCCACCGGCTACCTGCTCAAGGACGCCCTGCCCGACGAACTCCTGCGCGGGGTGCGCGCGGTGCACCGGGGGGAGTCCGTGCTGGCGCCCACGGCCGCCCGGCTCCTCATGGGCCAGGTCCGCGCACCCGCGCGCCGGGCGCTGAGCGACCGGGAACTGGAGGTGCTGCGGCTGGTCGCCGAGGGCGCCTCCAACCGCACCGCCGCCGCGCGCCTGTTCATCAGCGAGGCCAGCATCAAGACCCATCTGCAGCACGTGTACGACAAGCTCGGGGTCCGCGACCGGGCCGCGGCGGTCGGCGCGGCCTACCGCCGCGGCCTCATCGGCTGA
- a CDS encoding sensor histidine kinase — MSAIGAGEDSRQDWDRWWDRFVYWVPWVLLPLSTVLVLAQTGQGPGHRAVALGLTALASAWVLFGHTFAPPARLERLWPAVVYVLGLVALGAVMMAHDIIFLLFAITPFFHAMVLPMPWAFAGVAAASFSLHTSTMGFPGTSTDTPFLQHLGLYAGVIVVQTLAIGGGLVVAQRSAEAHRERAVMVDRLEAALEENAGLHAQLLAQAREAGMLDERQRMAREIHDTLAQGLTGIVTQIQAAQRAGGIDGPALPHVGRALDLARGGLTEARRSVQALRPAQLEDSQLPEALGELTRRWAEESGVRPTLEVTGGRTALSPAIEVSLFRVAQEALTNVAKHANATRVGVTLSYLDDMVLLDIRDDGNGMVSDTANGFGLRSMRQRIRGIGGTVEIESDHGEGTAVSAAVPVIGGAS, encoded by the coding sequence ATGAGCGCGATCGGCGCGGGGGAGGACTCGCGGCAGGACTGGGACCGGTGGTGGGACCGGTTCGTGTACTGGGTGCCCTGGGTCCTGCTCCCGTTGTCCACGGTCCTGGTCCTGGCCCAGACGGGACAGGGTCCGGGCCACCGCGCCGTCGCGCTCGGCCTGACCGCGCTGGCGTCCGCCTGGGTGCTGTTCGGGCACACCTTCGCGCCGCCCGCGCGGCTGGAGCGGCTGTGGCCCGCAGTGGTCTACGTCCTCGGCCTCGTCGCCCTGGGTGCGGTGATGATGGCGCACGACATCATCTTCCTGCTGTTCGCCATCACGCCGTTCTTCCACGCCATGGTGCTGCCGATGCCGTGGGCCTTCGCCGGGGTCGCGGCCGCCTCGTTCTCCCTGCACACCAGCACCATGGGCTTTCCCGGGACGAGCACCGACACGCCGTTCCTCCAGCACCTGGGCCTGTACGCGGGCGTGATCGTGGTCCAGACCCTCGCCATCGGCGGCGGCCTGGTGGTGGCCCAGCGCAGCGCGGAGGCGCACCGGGAGCGCGCCGTCATGGTGGACCGGCTGGAGGCCGCCCTGGAGGAGAACGCCGGGCTGCACGCCCAGCTCCTCGCCCAGGCGCGGGAGGCCGGGATGCTGGACGAGCGCCAGCGGATGGCGCGCGAGATCCATGACACCCTGGCCCAGGGGCTCACCGGCATCGTCACCCAGATCCAGGCGGCCCAGCGGGCGGGCGGGATCGACGGCCCGGCGCTCCCGCACGTGGGGCGCGCGCTCGACCTGGCCAGGGGCGGCCTCACCGAGGCCCGGCGCTCGGTCCAGGCACTGCGTCCCGCGCAGCTGGAGGACAGCCAGCTGCCCGAGGCGCTCGGCGAGCTGACCCGCCGCTGGGCCGAGGAGTCCGGGGTCCGGCCCACGCTGGAGGTCACGGGTGGGCGCACCGCCCTGAGTCCCGCGATCGAGGTGTCCCTGTTCCGCGTCGCGCAGGAGGCACTGACCAACGTCGCCAAGCACGCGAACGCCACCAGGGTCGGGGTCACCCTGTCCTACCTCGACGACATGGTGCTGCTCGACATCCGCGACGACGGGAACGGGATGGTCTCGGACACCGCGAACGGGTTCGGGCTCAGGAGCATGCGCCAGCGGATCAGAGGCATCGGAGGCACAGTGGAGATCGAGTCCGACCACGGCGAGGGCACCGCCGTCAGCGCCGCCGTACCCGTGATCGGGGGCGCGTCGTGA
- a CDS encoding DUF817 domain-containing protein translates to MTSTRTAPWPLVGHGAGQLLRFGWAQARACAFAVGIFAGLALSAVVPLPIPRYDALLLYGIALTAAFWLLRLETGREVLAILGFHVVGLALELFKVHVGSWSYPGDAWTKIGGVPLYSGFMYAAVGSYVVRAWRLLDLGLTDYRPVATTAVAVLIYANFFTHHWLPDVRAWLAVALVAVTWRTWVHYTVGEARYRMPLSLSFLLIGLFLWVAENVSTLLGAWSYPHQEQAWEMVHVSKLGAWSLLVVVSFVLVATWRQGFGRTWPARYGKTRVLGVAGPSGRKHQRQAH, encoded by the coding sequence ATGACCTCCACCCGAACCGCCCCCTGGCCACTCGTGGGCCACGGCGCCGGCCAGCTCCTCCGGTTCGGCTGGGCGCAGGCGCGCGCCTGCGCCTTCGCCGTGGGCATCTTCGCCGGACTCGCGCTGAGCGCCGTCGTGCCCCTGCCGATCCCCCGCTACGACGCCCTGCTGCTCTACGGGATCGCCCTGACCGCGGCGTTCTGGCTGCTGCGGCTGGAGACGGGCCGCGAGGTGCTGGCCATCCTCGGGTTCCACGTGGTGGGCCTGGCGCTGGAGCTGTTCAAGGTACACGTGGGCTCGTGGTCCTACCCCGGCGACGCCTGGACCAAGATCGGCGGTGTACCGCTCTACAGCGGGTTCATGTACGCGGCGGTCGGCTCGTACGTCGTGCGCGCCTGGCGGCTGCTCGACCTGGGACTGACCGACTACCGGCCCGTGGCCACGACGGCGGTGGCCGTCCTGATCTACGCCAACTTCTTCACCCACCACTGGCTGCCGGACGTGCGGGCGTGGTTGGCGGTCGCGCTGGTCGCTGTTACCTGGCGCACGTGGGTGCACTACACGGTCGGCGAGGCGCGGTACCGGATGCCGCTGTCGCTGTCCTTCCTGCTCATCGGCCTGTTCCTGTGGGTCGCGGAGAACGTGTCCACCCTGCTCGGCGCCTGGAGCTATCCCCACCAGGAACAGGCGTGGGAGATGGTGCACGTGTCCAAGCTCGGGGCCTGGTCACTGCTGGTCGTGGTCTCGTTCGTGCTCGTGGCGACCTGGCGACAGGGGTTCGGGAGAACCTGGCCGGCCAGGTACGGGAAAACACGGGTCCTCGGGGTTGCCGGACCCTCCGGAAGGAAACACCAGCGACAGGCACACTGA
- a CDS encoding ABC transporter permease → MSTASALRHLTATEVKLVLREPMTIGFGMLLPTVILLGLGSVPILREPTPEFGGVRFVDIFAPTALILGMGVLGIQHLPSVLATYRENGVLRRMATTPVHPGLVLAAQLIAVVAAVFASSALLVLTAWLVLDVPLPRQPLLFTAAFLVGTASLVALGVLAAALAPSSRVANGLSMSLYLVVMLVGGLFLPRIFMPDVLVRLGEFTPPGVQLLLDTWSGGADTSGTGPLAQLAIMAVIAAVAAVAAAKLFRWE, encoded by the coding sequence GTGTCCACCGCGTCCGCCCTGCGACACCTCACCGCGACCGAGGTCAAGCTCGTCCTCCGCGAACCCATGACCATCGGCTTCGGCATGCTGCTGCCGACCGTGATCCTCCTGGGGCTCGGGAGCGTGCCGATCCTGCGGGAGCCGACCCCGGAGTTCGGCGGCGTCCGCTTCGTCGACATCTTCGCCCCCACGGCCCTGATCCTGGGCATGGGCGTCCTCGGTATCCAGCACCTGCCGTCGGTCCTGGCCACCTACCGCGAGAACGGTGTGCTGCGCCGGATGGCCACCACGCCCGTGCACCCGGGACTGGTCCTGGCCGCCCAGCTCATCGCGGTGGTCGCGGCCGTGTTCGCCTCCTCCGCCCTGCTGGTGCTGACGGCCTGGCTCGTCCTGGACGTGCCCCTGCCCCGGCAGCCGCTGCTGTTCACCGCCGCGTTCCTCGTCGGGACCGCGTCCCTGGTGGCCCTGGGTGTCCTGGCCGCGGCGCTGGCCCCCAGCAGCCGGGTGGCGAACGGCCTGTCGATGAGCCTGTACCTCGTAGTGATGCTCGTGGGCGGGCTGTTCCTGCCCAGGATCTTCATGCCCGACGTCCTGGTGCGCCTGGGCGAGTTCACGCCTCCGGGCGTCCAACTGCTGCTGGACACCTGGTCGGGCGGCGCGGACACCTCGGGCACCGGACCGCTCGCGCAGCTGGCCATAATGGCGGTGATCGCCGCGGTGGCCGCCGTGGCGGCGGCGAAGCTGTTCCGGTGGGAGTGA